A portion of the Lolium rigidum isolate FL_2022 chromosome 1, APGP_CSIRO_Lrig_0.1, whole genome shotgun sequence genome contains these proteins:
- the LOC124684903 gene encoding ruBisCO large subunit-binding protein subunit beta, chloroplastic, with translation MASPFGATSTAGLMAAPTGIVSDKKPFSVSSISLASRPRNARPQRRCSFRVKAAKELYFNKDGSATKKLQAGVNKLADLVGVTLGPKGRNVVLESKYGSPRIVNDGVTVAREVELEDPVENIGAKLVRQAAAKTNDLAGDGTTTSVVLAQGLIAEGVKVIAAGANPVQITRGIEKTAKALVEELKKMSKEVEDSELADVAAVSAGNNYEIGNMIAEAMSKVGRKGVVTLEEGRSSENNLYVVEGMQFERGYISPYFVTDSEKMTTEYENCKLLLVDKKITNARDLINVLEEAIRGQYPILIIAEDIEQEALATLVVNKLRGSLKICAIKAPGFGERKTQYLDDIAILTGGTVIRDEVGLSLDKADKSVLGTAAKVVLTKESTTIVGDGSTQEEVSKRVAQIKNLIEAAEQDYEKEKLNERIAKLAGGVAVIQVGAQTETELKEKKLRVEDALNATKAAVEEGIVVGGGCTLLRLAAKVDAIKETLENDEQKVGAEIVRRALCYPLKLIAKNAGVNGSVVTEKVLSNDNTKFGYNAATGQYEDLMAAGIIDPTKVVRCCLEHAASVAKTFLTSDVVVVEIKEAEPAPLANPMDNSGYGY, from the exons ATGGCTTCACCATTCGGTGCTACTTCTACTGCTGGGCTCATGGCAGCTCCAACTGGCATTGTATCGGACAAGAAGCCATTCTCAGTATCATCTATCTCCCTTGCCAGCCGGCCACGGAATGCGCGTCCTCAGAGGAGATGCAGCTTCAGAGTAAAAGCAGCTAAGGAGCTTTACTTCAACAAGGATGGCTCAGCCACCAAGAAGCTACAG GCTGGAGTCAATAAGCTTGCGGATCTTGTTGGAGTTACATTGGGACCAAAAGGAAGGAATGTTGTTTTGGAGAGCAAGTATGGGTCCCCTAGGATTGTCAATGATGGTGTTACAGTTGCAAGAGAG GTTGAGCTGGAGGACCCTGTTGAAAATATTGGAGCTAAGTTGGTTAGGCAAGCCGCAGCGAAGACCAATGATTTAGCTGGTGATGGGACAACTACTTCTGTGGTCCTTGCTCAGGGTCTCATTGCTGAGGGTGTTAAG GTTATTGCAGCTGGTGCTAATCCTGTACAAATTACTCGTGGTATCGAGAAAACAGCGAAAGCACTTGTTGAGGAACTAAAGAAAATGTCAAAGGAG GTTGAAGATAGTGAGCTTGCAGATGTTGCTGCAGTTAGTGCTGGCAACAACTACGAAATTGGTAACATGATAGCTGAGGCTATGAGCAAGGTTGGCCGGAAGGGTGTTGTTACCCTCGAAGAAGGGAGAAGTTCCGAGAACAATCTCTATGTTGTGGAGGGAATGCAGTTTGAGCGTGGTTATATCTCTCCTTATTTTGTGACTGACAGTGAGAAGATGACCACAGAGTACGAGAACTGCAAG CTCCTTTTGGTGGACAAAAAGATCACCAACGCGAGGGATCTTATCAATGTTCTGGAGGAAGCCATTAGGGGTCAGTACCCAATTCTGATAATTGCTGAGGATATTGAGCAGGAGGCTCTTGCGACCCTTGTTGTCAACAAGCTTAGAGGATCTTTGAAAATCTGTGCTATCAAGGCACCTGGGTTTGGAGAGCGCAAGACCCAGTACCTGGATGATATTGCCATCTTGACTGGAG GAACTGTAATCAGAGACGAGGTGGGCCTGTCACTTGACAAGGCAGACAAATCAGTTCTAGGAACGGCAGCGAAGGTTGTCCTTACCAAAGAGTCGACaaccatagttggtgatggcagcaCCCAGGAAGAAGTGTCGAAGAGGGTTGCACAGATCAAAAATCTCATTGAG GCAGCGGAACAAGATTACGAAAAGGAAAAGCTCAATGAGAGGATAGCAAAGCTTGCTGGTGGTGTTGCTGTCATTCAG GTGGGAGCACAAACAGAAACCGAACTTAAAGAGAAAAAGTTGAGAGTTGAGGATGCTCTGAATGCGACTAAG GCTGCCGTTGAGGAAGGTATTGTTGTTGGTGGAGGGTGCACTCTTTTGAGACTGGCTGCTAAAGTTGATGCCATCAAGGAGACCTTGGAGAATGATGAACAGAAG GTCGGTGCTGAAATAGTGAGGAGGGCATTGTGCTACCCACTTAAATTGATCGCCAAGAATGCCGGTGTCAATGGCAGTGTTGTCACTGAGAAG GTTCTTTCTAACGACAACACCAAGTTCGGCTACAATGCTGCTACTGGGCAGTATGAGGACTTGATGGCTGCTGGTATCATTGACCCCACTAAG GTGGTGAGATGTTGCCTGGAGCATGCTGCGTCGGTGGCCAAGACCTTCCTGACATCGGACGTTGTTGTCGTTGAGATCAAGGAAGCTGAGCCCGCGCCCCTCGCTAACCCAATGGACAACTCCG GCTACGGGTACTGA